In a genomic window of Streptomyces katrae:
- the bldD gene encoding transcriptional regulator BldD, whose amino-acid sequence MSSEYAKQLGAKLRAIRTQQGLSLHGVEEKSQGRWKAVVVGSYERGDRAVTVQRLAELADFYGVPVQELLPGTTPGGAAEPPPKLRLDLERLAGVPAEKAGPLQRYAATIQSQRGDYNGKVLSIRQDDLRTLAVIYDQSPSVLTEQLISWGVLDADARRAVAHEDI is encoded by the coding sequence ATGTCCAGCGAATACGCCAAACAGCTCGGGGCCAAGCTCCGCGCCATCCGCACCCAGCAGGGCCTCTCCCTCCACGGTGTCGAGGAGAAGTCCCAGGGCCGTTGGAAGGCCGTGGTGGTCGGTTCTTACGAGCGCGGGGACCGCGCCGTGACCGTCCAGCGCCTCGCCGAGCTGGCGGACTTCTACGGGGTTCCGGTCCAGGAGCTGCTCCCGGGCACGACCCCGGGCGGGGCCGCCGAGCCGCCGCCGAAGCTCCGCCTCGACCTGGAGCGCCTGGCGGGCGTGCCCGCCGAGAAGGCCGGCCCGCTCCAGCGTTACGCCGCGACCATCCAGAGCCAGCGCGGCGACTACAACGGCAAGGTGCTGTCGATCCGCCAGGACGACCTGCGCACCCTGGCCGTCATCTACGACCAGTCCCCCTCGGTCCTGACCGAGCAGCTGATCAGCTGGGGCGTCCTGGACGCCGACGCGCGCCGCGCCGTGGCCCACGAGGACATCTAG
- a CDS encoding quinone-dependent dihydroorotate dehydrogenase — protein MYKLFFELVFKRMDPERAHYTAFRWIRLAARTPVLRTFVAAALAPRYEGLRTEALGLRMHGPFGLAAGFDKNAVAIDGMAMLGFDHVEIGTVTGQAQPGNPKKRLFRLVPDRALINRMGFNNEGSEAVAARLAARNPVFKTVVGVNIGKTKVVPEAEAAADYVVSTERLARHADYLVVNVSSPNTPGLRNLQATESLRPLLTAVREAADRSVTGRRVPLLVKIAPDLADEDVDAVADLALELGLDGIIATNTTIAREGLGLKSDPALVQETGGLSGAPVKERSLEVLRRLYARVGDRITLVGVGGIENAEDAWQRILAGATLIQGYSAFIYEGPFYARAIHKGLAARLAASPYATLAEAVGAETRKAAQ, from the coding sequence ATGTACAAACTGTTCTTCGAGCTCGTCTTCAAGCGGATGGACCCCGAGCGGGCGCACTACACGGCCTTCCGCTGGATCCGCCTCGCCGCCCGTACCCCGGTGCTGCGCACCTTCGTCGCCGCGGCCCTGGCCCCGCGCTACGAGGGGCTGCGCACGGAGGCCCTGGGCCTGCGCATGCACGGCCCCTTCGGGCTCGCCGCCGGCTTCGACAAGAACGCCGTCGCCATCGACGGCATGGCCATGCTCGGCTTCGACCACGTCGAGATCGGCACGGTCACCGGCCAGGCCCAGCCCGGCAACCCCAAGAAGCGGCTCTTCCGCCTGGTCCCCGACCGCGCGCTGATCAACCGCATGGGCTTCAACAACGAGGGCTCCGAGGCCGTCGCGGCCCGCCTGGCGGCCCGCAACCCGGTCTTCAAGACCGTGGTCGGCGTCAACATCGGCAAGACCAAGGTGGTCCCGGAGGCCGAGGCCGCCGCCGACTACGTGGTCTCCACCGAGCGCCTCGCCCGGCACGCGGACTACCTCGTCGTCAACGTCTCCTCGCCCAACACCCCGGGCCTGCGCAACCTCCAGGCCACGGAGTCCCTCCGCCCGCTGCTGACCGCCGTGCGCGAGGCCGCCGACCGGTCGGTCACCGGCCGCCGCGTCCCGCTGCTGGTCAAGATCGCCCCGGACCTGGCCGACGAGGACGTGGACGCCGTCGCCGACCTGGCCCTGGAGCTGGGCCTGGACGGCATCATCGCCACCAACACCACCATCGCCCGCGAGGGCCTGGGCCTGAAGTCCGACCCCGCCCTGGTCCAGGAGACCGGCGGGCTGTCCGGCGCCCCCGTCAAGGAGCGCTCCCTGGAGGTCCTGCGCCGCCTGTACGCCCGCGTGGGCGACCGGATCACCCTGGTCGGCGTCGGCGGCATCGAGAACGCCGAGGACGCCTGGCAGCGCATCCTGGCGGGCGCCACCCTGATCCAGGGCTACAGCGCCTTCATCTACGAGGGCCCGTTCTACGCCCGCGCCATCCACAAGGGCCTCGCCGCACGCCTGGCCGCCAGCCCGTACGCGACCCTGGCCGAGGCCGTGGGCGCCGAGACCCGAAAGGCCGCCCAGTGA
- a CDS encoding integration host factor: MALPPLTPEQRAAALEKAAAARRERAEVKNRLKHSGASLHDVIKTGQENDVIGKMKVSALLESLPGVGKVRAKQIMERLGISESRRVRGLGSNQIASLEREFGGSGA, translated from the coding sequence GTGGCTCTTCCGCCCCTTACCCCTGAACAGCGCGCAGCAGCGCTCGAAAAGGCCGCCGCGGCTCGCCGGGAGCGGGCCGAGGTGAAGAATCGACTCAAGCACTCCGGCGCCTCTCTCCACGACGTCATCAAGACGGGCCAGGAGAACGACGTCATCGGCAAGATGAAGGTCTCCGCCCTTCTCGAGTCGCTGCCCGGCGTCGGCAAGGTCCGCGCCAAGCAGATCATGGAGCGCCTCGGCATCTCCGAGTCCCGGCGTGTCCGAGGTCTCGGCTCCAACCAGATCGCCTCTCTGGAGCGTGAGTTCGGCGGTAGCGGCGCCTGA
- a CDS encoding dihydroorotase has translation MSKILIRGAQVLGGEAQDVLIDGETIAEVGAGLSAEGVDTVIEAAGQVLLPGLVDLHTHLREPGREDSETVLTGTRAAASGGYTAVFAMANTFPVADTAGVVEQVWRLGKESGYCDVQPIGAVTVGLEGKQLSELGAMHESAARVTVFSDDGKCVDDAVIMRRALEYVKAFGGVVAQHAQEPRLTEGAQMNEGTVSAELGLGGWPAVAEESIIARDVLLAEHVGSRVHICHLSTAGSVEIVRWAKSRGIDVTAEVTPHHLLLTDELVRSYNPVYKVNPPLRTERDVMALREALADGTIDIVATDHAPHPHEDKDCEWAAAAMGMVGLETALSVVQQTMVETGMLDWAGVAERMSFAPARIGGLSHQHGRPVSAGEPANLTLVDTSYRGLVDPAHFASRSRNTPYEGRELPGRVTHTFLRGRATVVDGKLA, from the coding sequence ATGAGCAAGATCCTTATCCGCGGTGCGCAGGTCCTCGGCGGCGAGGCGCAGGACGTCCTGATCGACGGCGAGACCATCGCCGAGGTCGGAGCCGGGCTCTCCGCCGAGGGCGTCGACACCGTCATCGAGGCCGCCGGCCAGGTCCTCCTCCCGGGCCTCGTCGACCTGCACACCCACCTGCGCGAGCCCGGCCGCGAGGACTCCGAGACCGTCCTGACCGGCACCCGCGCCGCCGCCTCCGGCGGCTACACCGCCGTCTTCGCGATGGCCAACACCTTCCCCGTCGCCGACACCGCCGGTGTCGTCGAGCAGGTGTGGCGCCTGGGCAAGGAGTCCGGCTACTGCGACGTGCAGCCCATCGGCGCCGTCACCGTCGGCCTGGAGGGCAAGCAGCTCTCCGAGCTGGGCGCCATGCACGAGTCCGCCGCCCGCGTCACCGTCTTCTCCGACGACGGCAAGTGCGTGGACGACGCCGTGATCATGCGCCGCGCCCTGGAGTACGTGAAGGCCTTCGGCGGCGTCGTCGCCCAGCACGCCCAGGAGCCCCGCCTCACCGAGGGCGCCCAGATGAACGAGGGCACCGTCTCCGCGGAGCTCGGCCTCGGTGGCTGGCCGGCCGTCGCCGAGGAGTCGATCATCGCCCGCGACGTCCTCCTCGCCGAGCACGTCGGCTCCCGCGTGCACATCTGCCACCTCTCCACCGCCGGCTCCGTCGAGATCGTCCGCTGGGCCAAGTCCCGCGGCATCGACGTCACCGCCGAGGTCACCCCGCACCACCTGCTCCTCACCGACGAGCTGGTGCGCTCGTACAACCCGGTCTACAAGGTCAACCCGCCGCTGCGCACCGAGCGCGACGTGATGGCCCTGCGCGAGGCGCTCGCCGACGGCACGATCGACATCGTCGCCACCGACCACGCCCCGCACCCGCACGAGGACAAGGACTGCGAGTGGGCCGCCGCCGCCATGGGCATGGTGGGCCTGGAGACCGCGCTCTCCGTCGTCCAGCAGACGATGGTGGAGACCGGGATGCTGGACTGGGCCGGCGTCGCCGAGCGCATGTCCTTCGCCCCCGCCCGCATCGGCGGCCTGTCCCACCAGCACGGCCGGCCCGTCTCGGCAGGTGAACCCGCGAACCTGACCTTGGTCGATACCTCGTACCGTGGTCTCGTGGACCCCGCACACTTCGCCTCCCGCAGCCGCAACACGCCCTACGAGGGCCGCGAGCTGCCGGGGCGCGTCACCCACACCTTCCTGCGGGGCCGCGCAACGGTCGTGGACGGGAAGCTCGCGTGA
- the nusB gene encoding transcription antitermination factor NusB codes for MAARSNARKRAFQILFEADQRGVPVREVLADWIRHANADVRQPPVSAFTMDLVEGYAEKVNRIDDLIVTYAVDWELDRMPVVDRNILRLGAYELIWVDETPDAVAIDEAVQLAKEFSTDDSPAFVNGLLARFKDLKPSLRRGEG; via the coding sequence GTGGCTGCCCGGAGCAACGCGCGCAAGCGCGCCTTCCAGATCCTCTTCGAGGCCGACCAGCGCGGCGTGCCCGTGCGCGAGGTCCTCGCGGACTGGATCCGGCACGCGAATGCGGACGTCCGGCAGCCGCCGGTCAGCGCCTTCACGATGGACCTCGTCGAGGGCTACGCCGAGAAGGTGAACCGCATCGACGACCTGATCGTCACCTACGCCGTGGACTGGGAGCTCGACCGCATGCCGGTCGTCGACCGGAACATCCTGCGGCTGGGCGCCTACGAGCTGATCTGGGTCGACGAGACCCCGGACGCCGTGGCGATCGACGAGGCGGTGCAGCTGGCGAAGGAGTTCTCCACGGACGACTCGCCGGCCTTCGTCAACGGCCTGCTGGCCCGCTTCAAGGACCTGAAGCCGAGCCTGCGCCGCGGCGAGGGCTGA
- the carB gene encoding carbamoyl-phosphate synthase large subunit, with translation MPKRTDIQSVLVIGSGPIVIGQAAEFDYSGTQACRILKAEGLRVILVNSNPATIMTDPEIADATYVEPITPEFVEKIIAKERPDALLPTLGGQTALNTAISMHEQGVLEKYGVELIGANVEAINKGEDRDLFKGVVEAVKAKIGHGESARSVICHSMDDVLAGVETLGGYPVVVRPSFTMGGAGSGFAHDEDELRRIAGQGLTLSPTTEVLLEESILGWKEYELELMRDTKDNVVVVCSIENFDPMGVHTGDSITVAPAMTLTDREYQRLRDIGIAIIREVGVDTGGCNIQFAINPDDGRVIVIEMNPRVSRSSALASKATGFPIAKIAAKLAIGYTLDEVPNDITEKTPASFEPTLDYVVVKAPRFAFEKFPAADATLTTTMKSVGEAMAIGRNFTEALQKALRSLEKKGSQFTFVGEPGDKEELLRVAVRPTDGRINTVMQAIRAGATQEEVFEATKIDPWFVDQLFLIKEIADELGSVEKLEPEILAEAKRHGFSDAQIAEIRGLREDVVREVRHALGVRPVYKTVDTCAAEFAAKTPYFYSSYDEESEVAPRTKPAVIILGSGPNRIGQGIEFDYSCVHASFALSDAGYETVMVNCNPETVSTDYDTSDRLYFEPLTLEDVLEIVHAESLAGPIAGVVVQLGGQTPLGLAQALKDNGVPVVGTSPEAIHAAEDRGAFGRVLAEAGLPAPKHGTATTFAGAKAIADEIGYPVLVRPSYVLGGRGMEIVYDETRLESYIAESTEISPTRPVLVDRFLDDAIEIDVDALYDGEELYLGGVMEHIEEAGIHSGDSACALPPITLGGYDIKRLRASTEAIAKGVGVRGLINIQFAMAGDILYVLEANPRASRTVPFTSKATAVPLAKAAARIGLGATIAELRAEGMLPKEGDGGTLPLDAPISVKEAVMPWSRFRDIHGRGVDTVLGPEMRSTGEVMGIDSVFGTAYAKSQAGAYGPLPTKGRAFISVANRDKRSMIFPARELVAHGFELMATSGTAEVLRRNGINATIVRKLSEGEGPDGEKTIVQLIHDGQVDLIVNTPYGTGGRLDGYEIRTAAVARGVPCLTTVQALAAAVQGIEALGRGEVGVRSLQEHAKHLNASRD, from the coding sequence GTGCCTAAGCGCACCGATATCCAGTCCGTCCTGGTCATCGGCTCCGGCCCGATCGTCATCGGCCAGGCCGCCGAGTTCGACTACTCCGGCACCCAGGCCTGCCGCATCCTCAAGGCCGAGGGCCTGCGGGTCATCCTGGTGAACTCCAACCCCGCGACGATCATGACCGACCCGGAGATCGCCGACGCCACGTACGTCGAGCCGATCACCCCCGAGTTCGTCGAGAAGATCATCGCCAAGGAGCGCCCCGACGCGCTCCTGCCCACCCTCGGCGGCCAGACCGCGCTCAACACCGCGATCTCCATGCACGAGCAGGGCGTCCTGGAGAAGTACGGCGTCGAGCTCATCGGCGCCAACGTCGAGGCCATCAACAAGGGCGAGGACCGCGACCTCTTCAAGGGCGTCGTCGAGGCCGTCAAGGCCAAGATCGGCCACGGCGAGTCCGCCCGCTCGGTCATCTGCCACTCGATGGACGACGTCCTGGCGGGCGTCGAGACCCTCGGCGGCTACCCCGTCGTCGTGCGCCCCTCCTTCACCATGGGCGGCGCCGGCTCCGGCTTCGCCCACGACGAGGACGAGCTGCGCCGCATCGCCGGACAGGGCCTCACGCTCTCCCCGACCACCGAGGTCCTCCTGGAGGAGTCCATCCTCGGCTGGAAGGAGTACGAGCTGGAGCTGATGCGCGACACCAAGGACAACGTGGTCGTCGTCTGCTCCATCGAGAACTTCGACCCGATGGGCGTCCACACCGGCGACTCCATCACCGTCGCCCCGGCGATGACCCTCACCGACCGCGAGTACCAGCGGCTGCGCGACATCGGCATCGCGATCATCCGCGAGGTCGGCGTCGACACCGGCGGCTGCAACATCCAGTTCGCGATCAACCCGGACGACGGCCGCGTCATCGTCATCGAGATGAACCCGCGCGTGTCCCGTTCGTCGGCGCTCGCGTCGAAGGCCACCGGCTTCCCGATCGCCAAGATCGCCGCCAAGCTGGCCATCGGCTACACGCTGGACGAGGTCCCCAACGACATCACCGAGAAGACCCCGGCCTCCTTCGAGCCGACCCTCGACTACGTCGTCGTCAAGGCCCCGCGCTTCGCCTTCGAGAAGTTCCCGGCCGCCGACGCCACCCTCACCACCACCATGAAGTCGGTGGGCGAGGCCATGGCCATCGGCCGCAACTTCACCGAGGCCCTCCAGAAGGCCCTGCGCTCCCTGGAGAAGAAGGGCTCGCAGTTCACCTTCGTCGGCGAGCCCGGCGACAAGGAGGAGCTGCTGCGCGTCGCGGTCCGCCCGACCGACGGCCGCATCAACACCGTCATGCAGGCCATCCGTGCCGGTGCCACCCAGGAGGAGGTGTTCGAGGCCACGAAGATCGACCCGTGGTTCGTCGACCAGCTCTTCCTGATCAAGGAGATCGCGGACGAGCTCGGCTCCGTCGAGAAGCTGGAGCCCGAGATCCTGGCCGAGGCCAAGCGCCACGGCTTCTCCGACGCCCAGATCGCCGAGATCCGCGGCCTGCGCGAGGACGTCGTCCGCGAGGTCCGCCACGCCCTCGGCGTCCGCCCGGTCTACAAGACGGTCGACACCTGCGCCGCCGAGTTCGCCGCGAAGACCCCGTACTTCTACTCGTCCTACGACGAGGAGTCCGAGGTCGCCCCGCGCACCAAGCCCGCGGTGATCATCCTGGGCTCCGGCCCGAACCGCATCGGCCAGGGCATCGAGTTCGACTACTCCTGCGTCCACGCCTCCTTCGCCCTCAGCGACGCCGGCTACGAGACCGTGATGGTCAACTGCAACCCCGAGACCGTCTCCACGGACTACGACACCTCCGACCGCCTGTACTTCGAGCCGCTGACGCTCGAAGACGTGCTGGAGATCGTCCACGCCGAGTCGCTGGCCGGCCCCATCGCCGGCGTCGTCGTCCAGCTCGGCGGCCAGACCCCCCTCGGTCTCGCCCAGGCCCTCAAGGACAACGGCGTCCCCGTCGTCGGCACCTCGCCCGAGGCCATCCACGCCGCCGAGGACCGCGGCGCCTTCGGCCGCGTCCTGGCCGAGGCCGGCCTGCCCGCCCCCAAGCACGGCACCGCCACCACCTTCGCGGGCGCGAAGGCGATCGCCGACGAGATCGGCTACCCGGTCCTCGTCCGCCCGTCCTACGTGCTCGGCGGCCGCGGCATGGAGATCGTCTACGACGAGACCCGCCTGGAGTCGTACATCGCGGAGTCGACCGAGATCTCCCCGACCCGCCCCGTGCTGGTCGACCGGTTCCTCGACGACGCCATCGAGATCGACGTGGACGCCCTCTACGACGGCGAGGAGCTCTACCTCGGCGGCGTGATGGAGCACATCGAGGAAGCCGGCATCCACTCCGGCGACTCGGCCTGCGCCCTGCCCCCGATCACCCTCGGCGGCTACGACATCAAGCGCCTGCGCGCCTCCACCGAGGCCATCGCCAAGGGCGTCGGCGTCCGCGGCCTGATCAACATCCAGTTCGCGATGGCGGGCGACATCCTCTACGTCCTGGAGGCCAACCCGCGCGCCTCCCGGACCGTGCCCTTCACCTCGAAGGCCACCGCCGTCCCGCTGGCGAAGGCCGCCGCCCGCATCGGGCTCGGCGCCACCATCGCCGAGCTGCGCGCCGAGGGCATGCTCCCCAAGGAGGGCGACGGCGGCACCCTGCCGCTGGACGCGCCGATCTCCGTCAAGGAGGCCGTCATGCCGTGGTCGCGCTTCCGCGACATCCACGGCCGCGGCGTCGACACGGTCCTCGGCCCGGAGATGCGCTCCACCGGCGAGGTCATGGGCATTGACTCGGTCTTCGGAACGGCCTACGCCAAGTCCCAGGCCGGCGCCTACGGCCCGCTGCCGACCAAGGGCCGCGCCTTCATCTCGGTCGCCAACCGCGACAAGCGCTCGATGATCTTCCCGGCGCGCGAGCTGGTCGCCCACGGCTTCGAGCTGATGGCGACCTCCGGCACCGCGGAGGTGCTGCGCCGCAACGGCATCAACGCCACCATCGTGCGCAAGCTCAGCGAGGGCGAGGGCCCGGACGGCGAGAAGACCATCGTCCAGCTGATCCACGACGGCCAGGTCGACCTGATCGTCAACACCCCGTACGGCACCGGCGGCCGCCTCGACGGCTACGAGATCCGTACGGCGGCCGTGGCGCGCGGCGTCCCGTGCCTGACGACGGTCCAGGCGCTCGCCGCCGCCGTCCAGGGCATCGAGGCGCTCGGTCGCGGCGAGGTGGGCGTGCGCTCCCTCCAGGAGCACGCGAAGCACCTGAACGCCTCCCGCGACTAG
- the pyrF gene encoding orotidine-5'-phosphate decarboxylase gives MTSQTPLTPFGARLRAAMDARGPLCVGIDPHAALLDSWGLADDIAGLERFSRTVVEALADSVAVFKPQAAFFERFGSRGVAVLERTVADARAAGTLVVMDAKRGDIGSTMAAYASAFLDPSSPLFSDALTVSPYLGYGSLKPAVDLARESGAGLFVLALTSNPEGAEVQRAVREDGRSIGATMLAHLAAENAGAEPMGSFGAVVGATLGDLSSFDLDINGPLLAPGIGAQGATAADLPAVFGAAVGNVVPNVSRGVLKHGPDTAALRASAKRFADEIREAVAV, from the coding sequence GTGACCTCCCAGACCCCTCTGACCCCCTTCGGAGCCCGTCTGCGGGCCGCGATGGACGCGCGCGGCCCCCTGTGCGTCGGCATCGACCCGCACGCCGCCCTGCTGGACTCCTGGGGCCTGGCGGACGACATCGCGGGCCTGGAGCGGTTCTCCCGCACGGTGGTGGAGGCGCTCGCCGATTCGGTGGCGGTCTTCAAGCCGCAGGCCGCCTTCTTCGAGCGGTTCGGCTCGCGCGGCGTGGCGGTGCTGGAGCGGACCGTGGCGGACGCCCGGGCGGCCGGGACCCTGGTGGTGATGGACGCCAAGCGCGGGGACATCGGCTCCACGATGGCCGCGTACGCCTCCGCCTTCCTGGACCCGTCCTCCCCGCTGTTCTCGGACGCGCTGACGGTCTCCCCGTACCTGGGCTACGGCTCGCTGAAGCCGGCCGTGGACCTGGCCCGCGAGTCCGGCGCCGGGCTCTTCGTGCTGGCCCTCACCTCCAACCCGGAGGGCGCCGAGGTCCAGCGGGCCGTGCGCGAGGACGGCCGCTCCATCGGGGCGACCATGCTGGCGCACCTGGCGGCGGAGAACGCCGGGGCGGAGCCGATGGGCTCCTTCGGCGCGGTGGTCGGCGCCACCCTGGGCGACCTGTCCTCCTTCGACCTGGACATCAACGGCCCCCTGCTGGCCCCCGGCATCGGCGCCCAGGGCGCGACCGCGGCGGACCTCCCGGCGGTCTTCGGCGCGGCCGTGGGCAACGTCGTCCCGAACGTCTCTCGAGGCGTCCTCAAGCACGGGCCGGACACCGCCGCCCTGCGGGCCTCCGCGAAGCGGTTCGCGGACGAGATCCGCGAGGCCGTGGCGGTCTGA
- the pyrR gene encoding bifunctional pyr operon transcriptional regulator/uracil phosphoribosyltransferase PyrR: MDSQVSQVSPDEAMRPVLEAQDIARVLTRIAHEIVERAKGADDVVLLGIPTRGVYLARRLAAKLEEITGTKIPVGSLDITMYRDDLRMKPARAIGRTEIPGDDIDGRLVVLVDDVLFSGRTIRAALDALGDLGRPRAVQLAVLVDRGHRELPIRADYVGKNLPTSLRETVKVQLLEEDGRDAVLLGQRTVQAAAQ, translated from the coding sequence ATGGACAGCCAGGTTTCCCAGGTCTCTCCCGATGAAGCGATGCGCCCCGTACTGGAGGCGCAGGACATCGCCCGGGTGCTGACCCGTATCGCCCACGAGATCGTCGAACGCGCCAAGGGCGCCGACGACGTGGTGCTCCTCGGCATCCCCACCCGCGGCGTGTACCTCGCCCGCCGGCTGGCCGCCAAGCTCGAGGAGATCACCGGGACGAAGATCCCGGTCGGCTCGCTCGACATCACCATGTACCGGGACGACCTGCGGATGAAGCCCGCCCGGGCCATCGGCCGCACCGAGATCCCCGGCGACGACATCGACGGCCGCCTCGTGGTCCTCGTCGACGACGTCCTCTTCTCCGGCCGCACCATCCGCGCCGCCCTCGACGCGCTCGGCGACCTCGGCCGCCCCCGCGCCGTCCAGCTCGCGGTCCTCGTCGACCGCGGCCACCGCGAACTTCCGATCCGCGCCGACTACGTGGGCAAGAACCTGCCCACCTCGCTGCGGGAGACCGTCAAGGTCCAGCTCCTGGAGGAGGACGGCCGCGACGCCGTGCTGCTCGGCCAGCGGACCGTCCAGGCAGCAGCGCAGTAG
- the carA gene encoding glutamine-hydrolyzing carbamoyl-phosphate synthase small subunit: MTTSTRGAAKAPAVLVLEDGRIFRGRAYGAVGETFGEAVFSTGMTGYQETLTDPSYHRQVVVMTAPHVGNTGVNDEDPESSRIWVSGYVVRDPARIPSNWRSQRSLDEELVKQGVVGISGIDTRALTRHLRERGAMRVGIFSGEELVSGTTDAALLAKVQAQPQMKGANLSAEVATKEAYVVPAIGEKRFTVAAVDLGIKGMTPHRMAERGIEVHVLPATATVEDVYAVNPDGVFFSNGPGDPATADGPVAVMQGVLERKTPLFGICFGNQILGRALGFGTYKLKYGHRGINQPVQDRTTGKVEVTAHNHGFAVDAPLDKVSETPFGRAEVSHVCLNDNVVEGLQLLDQPAFSVQYHPEAAAGPHDAAYLFDRFVSLMEAERA, from the coding sequence ATGACGACCTCCACCAGGGGAGCAGCCAAAGCTCCCGCCGTACTCGTCCTGGAGGACGGCCGGATCTTCCGCGGCCGCGCCTACGGCGCAGTGGGGGAGACCTTCGGCGAGGCCGTGTTCTCCACCGGCATGACCGGCTACCAGGAGACCCTCACCGACCCGTCGTACCACCGGCAGGTCGTCGTGATGACCGCCCCCCACGTGGGCAACACCGGCGTCAACGACGAGGACCCCGAGTCCTCCCGCATCTGGGTCTCCGGCTACGTCGTGCGCGACCCCGCACGCATCCCGTCCAACTGGCGCTCGCAGCGCTCGCTGGACGAGGAGCTCGTCAAGCAGGGCGTCGTCGGCATCAGCGGCATCGACACCCGCGCCCTGACCCGGCACCTGCGCGAGCGCGGCGCCATGCGCGTCGGCATCTTCTCGGGCGAGGAGCTCGTCAGCGGCACGACCGACGCCGCCCTGCTGGCGAAGGTCCAGGCACAGCCGCAGATGAAGGGCGCGAACCTCTCCGCCGAGGTCGCCACCAAGGAGGCGTACGTCGTCCCCGCGATCGGCGAGAAGCGCTTCACCGTCGCCGCCGTCGACCTCGGCATCAAGGGCATGACCCCGCACCGGATGGCCGAGCGCGGCATCGAGGTCCACGTGCTGCCCGCCACCGCCACCGTCGAGGACGTGTACGCGGTCAACCCGGACGGTGTGTTCTTCTCCAACGGCCCGGGCGACCCGGCCACCGCCGACGGCCCCGTCGCCGTCATGCAGGGCGTCCTGGAGCGCAAGACCCCGCTCTTCGGCATCTGCTTCGGCAACCAGATCCTGGGCCGCGCGCTCGGCTTCGGCACCTACAAGCTGAAGTACGGCCACCGCGGCATCAACCAGCCGGTCCAGGACCGCACCACCGGCAAGGTCGAGGTCACCGCGCACAACCACGGCTTCGCCGTCGACGCGCCCCTCGACAAGGTGTCCGAGACCCCCTTCGGCCGCGCCGAGGTCTCCCACGTCTGCCTGAACGACAACGTCGTCGAAGGCCTCCAGCTGCTCGACCAGCCGGCCTTCAGCGTCCAGTACCACCCCGAAGCGGCAGCCGGCCCGCACGACGCCGCCTACCTCTTCGACCGCTTCGTCAGCCTTATGGAGGCCGAGCGTGCCTAA
- a CDS encoding aspartate carbamoyltransferase catalytic subunit, which translates to MKRHLISAADLTRDDAVLILDTAEEMARVADRPIKKLPTLRGRTICNLFFEDSTRTRISFEAAEKRLSADVINFAAKGSSVSKGESLKDTAQTLEAMGVDAVVIRHHASGAPYRLANSGWIDAPVINAGDGTHQHPTQALLDAFTMRRRLVGRDAGLGKGLDGRRITIVGDVLHSRVARSNVDLLHTLGAEVTLVAPPTLVPVGVENWPCEVSYSLDEVLPKSDAVMMLRVQRERMNAAFFPTEREYSRRYGLDGARMARMPEHAIVMHPGPMVRGMEITAEVADSDRCTVVEQVANGVSIRMAVLYLLLGGSEPAVTTSTAARTEENK; encoded by the coding sequence ATGAAGCGCCACCTCATCTCGGCCGCCGACCTCACGCGCGACGACGCCGTCCTCATCCTCGACACCGCCGAGGAGATGGCGCGCGTCGCCGACCGGCCGATAAAGAAGCTGCCCACCCTGCGCGGCCGCACGATCTGCAACCTGTTCTTCGAGGACTCGACCCGCACCCGGATCTCCTTCGAAGCCGCCGAGAAGCGCCTCTCCGCCGACGTCATCAACTTCGCCGCGAAGGGCTCCAGCGTCTCCAAGGGCGAGTCCCTCAAGGACACCGCCCAGACCCTGGAGGCCATGGGCGTCGACGCGGTCGTCATCCGCCACCACGCCTCCGGCGCCCCCTACCGGCTCGCCAACTCCGGCTGGATCGACGCCCCGGTGATCAACGCCGGCGACGGCACCCACCAGCACCCCACACAGGCCCTGCTCGACGCCTTCACCATGCGCCGCCGCCTGGTCGGCCGCGACGCCGGTCTCGGCAAGGGCCTCGACGGCCGCCGGATCACCATCGTCGGCGACGTCCTCCACAGCCGCGTGGCCCGCTCCAACGTCGACCTGCTGCACACCCTCGGCGCCGAGGTCACCCTGGTGGCCCCGCCCACCCTGGTGCCGGTCGGCGTCGAGAACTGGCCCTGCGAGGTCTCGTACAGCCTGGACGAGGTGCTGCCGAAGTCCGACGCGGTCATGATGCTGCGCGTCCAGCGCGAGCGGATGAACGCCGCCTTCTTCCCGACCGAGCGCGAGTACTCCCGCCGCTACGGCCTGGACGGCGCCCGCATGGCCCGGATGCCCGAGCACGCCATCGTGATGCACCCCGGCCCCATGGTCCGCGGCATGGAGATCACCGCCGAGGTCGCCGACTCCGACCGCTGCACGGTCGTCGAGCAGGTCGCCAACGGCGTCTCCATCCGCATGGCCGTCCTGTACCTGCTGCTCGGAGGCTCCGAGCCCGCCGTCACCACCAGCACCGCCGCCCGCACCGAGGAGAACAAGTAA